One Rhinolophus ferrumequinum isolate MPI-CBG mRhiFer1 chromosome X, mRhiFer1_v1.p, whole genome shotgun sequence genomic window, cagcttgggtgtgcccaaaagttgagtgtggctgggtctcagggaatctCCAGGGCAGGGGGTACAAATGATGTTAGGAAGTTTGATGGAGACCCAGACATGGCGCCCGCTTGCTTCTGTATGCCAGAAAGGGGAATGGCtccacaaagaaacaatggattctgccagcacttctgtctggaacaAAGCTGCCCCTTTATGCCCCtccctgaagtcagacaactcagttgCTCGCTGTATGTCCCTAGTACCATTTGAGCTCCTGCctcagcgctggagctcagagcaagtgagtccttCAGCAAGTTGTCCGTGCATGGGTACTTTAATAGGAACACCTGGAAATctagctgccctctgtctcactcaggcacaatctctgctggttttcccagccaaaagttatggggacttctctccctggcactggaaccctgggctaaaAAGCCTAGTGTGGGTCTGGAGTGCCTTGCTCTTCTGAGGGGTACCTCCagagctgagatatccctcctgatttttaatgttcacacGCAGGTGTGGAACCAGAAGTTTGCTATTCATTTATCTATACTTTTTGCACTATATAACTAACTGAGATTGGACAATGAATACTTTTAGCAatattaaggttttctttttcttcaatatgGAAAGTTAAGTCTTTTTCTAGGATGTATCTATTTAGTCTAAACTTTATCAGCTTATCTGTTTCATAACATATCTGTTTCATCTGTTTCTTATGTTTTGAATCTTTGCTGTAACTGCAAGCATGACAGCTTTTTCATTCCCAAAGCAGCTTTTGtgttttgtatctttaattttcttgacCCAAGTTTCCGGGGGTTTCTTTATTGTCTCATTTTTCTACAGTGTTGACGTTTAGCATTTTTGTTAAACTCTGCCACTTCTGTTATCAGTTTCATGAaattctgcttatttttattacttttccttGACAATAGTGGAAAGACATTCATCAAGCAAATGATCCATGAACAGTCTTCACATCTACGATAGggttttatttcctaatttacaTCCTTGAATATAAAGCACACTCAAATATCCGATGCACTCATTTCTTTGAAAGAGACCTGCGGCTTAGCAATGCTGGTGTTTTTAGCCAATGCCGTCAAGTCTATTCACTTCCATCATTGGGACATCAGATGAACATTGAAGAGAGAACTGGAGCATTGACGTAATGGGATCTCTACTATAAATTTATATgcatttcatttaagaaaatagcATACGATGTAGAAAGGAGTAGAGAAAGAACATTGACTTTGAAAACATACCTGCCTACATTCAAATCCTGGGACTGTCACTTCCTGCCTGTGATTTAACACAGGTACTcagtctctctgagcttcaattccATCATGTGGTAGTCAGTAGTGCTGTTTGCCATGTGTTTCCATATCTCCCCTGTCCCAGGCACCTGGTAGACCTGTACTTCTTGCTTGACCCCTTTGTTTGAGTGGGGATGTGTATGTGAGTAGGTCTGGCTATTGGGTTGGGAGTGAAATGTGTTGTTTCTAGATCAGAACATAATGGTTGCTAGTTTGAGACCTCCTCCCTTAAGGGCTTTCTATCCCTTAGGCACAGTGACTAACCATTTTCTAGATCATTCATCTCCAAGTCATTTCTGTAAGTGTCGCTCTGATCCCCCAAACATCCCCCCTCCTGTGATGCATGTGCACCAGCCATGGACATGGACTAGGAGTGAGGaataagccactgagatttgggattGTCATATCGCAGACTCTCTTGACTCAGATATCTCCTCCGTAAATTAAAAGAACACCCTCTCAGGACTTttctgaggattaagtgagttaactCATATGACGGGGTTAACACCGTGCTTGATATGTAATAGGGACATACAACATGGCAgctataattattaaataataacaaagctttttttaaaaaagtgtggaGTATTTGTATAAAATGAAAGGTATTGGGTCTGCTGATCCTGACAGGTAAGTTGTATCTCACTTTCTTGAGCGAGGCACTGTATTTGTTGTTATAGATAAGACTATAATGATTTGCACTTAGGCACTTACTTTTGCAGAGACATGCTTAGAAATTGGGGTTATCTCTgaagaatgaaaaagtgaaaagatcTAAGCAGGAGAGAGACTGGCCAATGAGATAAGATCAAATGAATTAAAGAGCCAGAAGTAATTTCTTATCGAGAacagattataatttttaaaaacatgcattcCATTACTCATAGTAAACAAAGGCAAAGCATTTTAAAGTGGTAAAATACTTGCCTTGGTCGGGGATTCCCAAACTATTTTCTGAACAACACAGTATTTCAGATGCTCTGTGGAAAAACGTTCCATTCCCATGTACGTTGGGGTAACTAACTCTCCCTTTGAGATTTATATCTCATATTAGCATATTACCTTAAAAAATCCtacactaccctgtttccccgaaaataagacctagctggacaatcagctctaatgcatcctttggagcaaaaattaatatgacaccATATTATTTATATGGTTATGttaattgtatttatattatattatattatattatattatattatattatattatattatcatatcataccatagacctggtcttatattatagtaaaataagactgggtcttgtattaatttttgtttcaaaagatgcattagagctgattgtcgggctaggtcttcttttcagggaaacacggtatggatATTCATTTACCTTCAGTCCTGTGTATTCCACACAGGGGACATACTAAAATGTACTAAATTAGAATACATTTTTGCTGTTGCTGTTTCTTGGCCCTACTGTTTTGCAGCGCACACTTGGAAATGCTGACAATGCTGAAAAATCAAGTAGATTAATTTAGGCTACATGTAATATAAACGATCACAAGCGACAACGTTCTTGAGTCGTGTGTCAAAAAGTATTTAAATCCTGCATAAATATAAGCACAATCTTGCTGTCTGATCAGGTTTACTCATTCCACACCACTTTCATGATATACCCAAAGTGAGTATCACCTGTGACTTCACCTAAAAGAACCAAAAGAAGAAGGTGAAAGGAGCaggttaaatttaattttaatccttaacacaaaattttaaaaaattataatttcaacacagaaacaatataaacaaattagaaataaagttatttttagtaCATCTTTGTTTCAACATGTAAGCAATATGaacagattattttttcattctgtttttcttacgACGTCTCTGAAATGCCACGTGTTAttatttaacaaagaaacaatataCACAATTCATTTATTAGTGAATTGAATATGTTTGTCATTCTAAGTCAGAAATGCACTGTGTTATagcaaaatggacataataagTGCAATATATTaaccattttattaataattaatttttatagtcTTTAAGTGTGGGAAAAGCATGAGTTATTTCTCCTTGGACACAACATAAACATATCATTAATTACTTTtacattcttctttctgtctgtctttaaaACGCAGTCGGTTTTCATTTCAACAAGAAAACACTGTGTACAAACTATGGattactttccatttatttttttgttacaaaGTCACTGAAATTCAGTGGGTTATCATTCCAACATATAAGCAATAGGAACAAActgttaattaatttcacattgTTTTTTCTCAGTAAGTCTCAGAAATgcaatgttttatcattttgacatagaaacacataaaaagaacATCAGTTACTTTAACATGTTTTCTTAGTCTTTGGAAGGCAGTGCTATATTTCCAACATGTAAACAATATAAACCAGtcaatttacattcttttttctttactgtctTTGATATGCAGtatgttatcatttcaacatgtaaacaGCATAAGAAAACTATCAATTAGTTATTctccattctttatttcttactaagCCTTGGATATACAGTGTGTACTTAACACTTAGAGTATATCACATGTCAGAGTAGCCAAATTTCTAGTGTTCAGTAGCCACATATGGTTAGTGTGTaacataccacgtttccccgaaagtgagacctagccagacaatcagctctaatgcgtcttttggagcaaaaattaatataagacccggtcttattttactatagtataagaccgggtcttatattaatttttgctccaaaagacacattagagctgattgtctagctatctcttattttcagggaaacatggtactgaaCATTGTACCTCTAGGGGAAGAGCAAAAGGAGTGAATACATGTGGAATGATGAGCAATTGAAGGAAATGTACCTGGTGCATTAAGGGAGAACAACAGCCGAGTAAACCTCCTTAAATATGGAAGTAAGAGAAAACCTATATGAGGGGATAACATTTAAACCATGAGTTGAGGGTTGAGCAGATATCCACCAGCATAAAGTGGCCAACAGGATTCAGCAGAGTATGtaagggaaaaagtgaaaaaaaaaaacccacaacaaccTGGGGTATGGGGTGCAGTggataaataattttcccaaatgCCCTAGGAAAGAGTGGAGAAACGGACAGATCATAGGAACCTCTCTGTACTGTGAATGGTCTGAGTTCAGGGACTTCTGTCCTAGCATGTGAAATGTACCTAAATCATAAGAGACACTGGGTGAATGTGTGTGAAATAAGGACTAACTGACCTGGGATCTGAGACCTGGGAAAGCAGGTAGCAACATGTTCATGAAGACACAAAGAGGTAGTGGCCATAGTTTGTTTACTTTTACTTGCATATGGTTTCTCATAAGCAACCTAAGGCAATCGTAAGTACAAGAAATTTGCAGGACCCTAGAGAGTAAAATAATTGGCTTCAACAACTACCACATCCACAGAGTTTCAATTGACCTGACTTGTGTCAAGTGCCCATAAGTGGATAAATGGACCCGTCAGTATAGACAGGGAAATGATGTATCCTTGACTGGGTTAGCCAACATGGTGATTAGCAACCAGTAGAGGATGTTGAGGGCAATGGGCAAGAGATCCACAGGACCTTTCAaattcctctattttcttttaagtttttctcttttatagagTCAGTTACATATCCAATCTCCTTAACCTCAAGTGTGCTGGAACAGtagaattttatgtatgtgtctCTACAAAGTTAGGCTTCAGGGAAAACACTGAGTGCTTGAATTGGCCATCAGTGTTGAAACAACTTGTACTGTGGAAATCACTCAGGAGAAGTGGTCCAGTTCATGTCATCCCGCTGTACCGCATGCAGCATCACCTTCAATTGCGCCTGCACTTCAGCAAGTTTCTGCTGGTCCAAAGTGCTGTGAAAATCCTCTTGTTCATAGCAATGGACAGGGACAGGATAAATCACATACTTCAGCTTCGTCAAGGATGTTAAGTGCTGCAGAAGGCTCCTCAGCACAGGCATTGTAATGGGGTTGGAGGCAAAGCTAAGGATACGGAGATGGGAACAGTGGCTCAGAGCcgggaggagagcagagaggattGAGTCAGTTATCAGGCAGTTATTTACCTCTAGATGTTGCAAGGTACCCGAGGCCTTCTCCAGAAGAGTCTGGAAGGGCTCATAAACTTCTGAGAATATCTGGTTGTTACTGAGATTCAACTGTGTTAGGTGAGTGGCCTGAGAGCTCTGGGACAGGGCGATGACATCTCTATTAGAAAGGCCACAGAAAGTTAGATACAATGTATCCAACCGAGGTGGCAGGACtctgtaagagagaaaaaaaagaggttttTTCAGAAGAATGAGGATTGGACCAGGACAGGGAGCCATGAATTACAAGTACCTAAGGTTCTAGAATAAACTGATTTGTACCTATTTTGTAACAGTTGCTAACAATGtgagctttggaatcagattgAATAGATCTGTGACCCCAAGAAAGTTACTTTTCCACTCTGAGATACAggtttttaatcattaaaatgtgCACAACAGTAATTATTATACAGTGCTGTGGGTAAGGTTACGTAAATATATATACCCTTAGTATTTACAACATAATCAATGTGGATCTTGTTCACTTATTTGGTGAGGATGGGTCTGGCAAAGCAGCCaacttgggggcggggggcggttCCCTTGACTAGTTCCCTGACGACAACTTCTCCATCCAGGTCTAAGCCTTGGGGATGATAAAACAGCAAAATGATCTGGCAGTGGTAACTCGTGTGGCCACTCCATGGTCATGGGCATCGGTGCTGGAGCATAAAACATTTCTCCATCTCCatgccctcccttcctctctagAAAGCTGTAAACTCCAAAAAGAGAAGAACTGAGTCATTTCGCCAATATATTTACAGACTTTTGATAATGTCTGCATGTGGCCGACTAATCTTGGCTTTCTCCTCACCAGGAGGCACCTCTCACTAGCCTGACCAGTTTCAAACTCCCAGCAGTGCCCGTGCTGAGGTGGAAGGAGAAATACATTACACGGAGCCTAGGAATTTCCAAGCATGGTCTCTTCTGTGTTAACAGTGTTGTGTTCAGTGACCGCAGTTCTTCACCAGCACCTCACCTGAGCAGTTTGTGCAGTTGATTTTTGAGGCAGAAGGAACACAAGATGAGGTCCTGGAGGTTGTCCTGATGCCCAAGCCAGGTGAGAAAAGTATTGAACTTTCTCCCCTTACAAGATTTAAATGGGATGTTAGACAGACTAAGGCTGTTCAGGTGGGTCATCTGAGCAAAATGGGTGGTGACTTCACTCAGATCAGCCTTATACACTTCCAGGTGATCAGTGCATCCCAGATCCAGAAACTGCAGGACACTTTTGACGGCAGGCATGCTGTCAATATGCAAACCTCTGCAGCAGAGGTGTAAGGACCCTATGTTCTCCTCAACTTTattctgaaggaaagaaagaaattgcttttttttcaaGTTACCACTGATGGAAAGGTCCACTAGAACTTCTGTGGGTTTCCAGGCTGACAGAGGCTCAGACTCTGAATTACCAATTCCAAGGCACCGGACATTACGTTGGGCTTCTTCTACTTTAAGGATGGAGTGCTGAGAGTAAACACAAGAGTGAGAACAAAAAGGGAATGTCTTCCTGATCGATGGGCATGTTGTCTCACAGTCCTGGTCTTCCATTAAATCTAGGATCCTCAGCTTTGGCCCACTGTGAGGAGAAGACGAGACAGAACACATAAGAAGTAGCTGATTTTAAATATAGTGCAGCAATCTCAGTGTTGAGAAGGAGGGACAGAGCCCTTTATCCCTGGGTTTCACTCTGTATACCATTCACTAAGAAGTCCTTTTTGTACAAATTcaccatctttatttcttttccccataCTTTCTTCACATCAGGTCCTCCCCAGTCTCTATGCCCATGTCCATAGTCTATGTAATCAGACTCAGAATGTAAATCCATCTGTAGTATCCTTAATCACTTCTACTATTCTATAGTGAACTCTAGAAGACACTGGTGCCCCCAAGGCAACTCCAAGTGTTCAGCCAATAGCCCCCACATAGATCTCTGTCATTCACCATTGGCAACTTTTGGGAGATTTTTAGGTAtcctcccaccccaggctctAGCATACCCTCCTGCTGACACACTACCTCTCTATTGCACATAGTCTTACCAAGTGGAAGAGTTCTGAGCAGGGAGGATCTGCAGACCATCAATCATGGCTTCCAAGATTTCATAGTATGATTCTTCTCTACTCAATGTCCCGATATGGAGACAGTGAAAGGGCCAAATGCTCACCATTTCCTTTAGTACCTTCATATGCCCACCCAAGAAGGCAGCAATGAACAGTGGAACAAAGAGATCTCTTGGGAGTTCTTCCAGGGCATGGATAGCTGCAGGCTCATTACTCAGCAGACTCTTTGCAGCGAGCTCTAGCAGCGTGGCTGTGGCCTTTTGGTCCATCTTAATGAACCTGCTTCAGAGTGACGAATATTTAGAAATCTGAGATGACATTTGCAGTCTCTTCTTTGCCTCCAAGGTTAgctatggagaaaatatttattgaataaatatatggtgaatCAGAGGGCCACTTCTGTTATAGGAGTAGAATAAATATATGAGGTgggatcaaaacatatggtgaatgtttagataaaaaatatttattacagtaaaagacacattgccaaaatactccccctcactttgaacacacttatcacatcgttcttgccactttctgaagcagttctggaag contains:
- the LOC117037915 gene encoding melanoma antigen preferentially expressed in tumors-like, coding for MDQKATATLLELAAKSLLSNEPAAIHALEELPRDLFVPLFIAAFLGGHMKVLKEMHSILKVEEAQRNVRCLGIGNSESEPLSAWKPTEVLVDLSISGNLKKKQFLSFLQNKVEENIGSLHLCCRGLHIDSMPAVKSVLQFLDLGCTDHLEVYKADLSEVTTHFAQMTHLNSLSLSNIPFKSCKGRKFNTFLTWLGHQDNLQDLILCSFCLKNQLHKLLRVLPPRLDTLYLTFCGLSNRDVIALSQSSQATHLTQLNLSNNQIFSEVYEPFQTLLEKASGTLQHLEVNNCLITDSILSALLPALSHCSHLRILSFASNPITMPVLRSLLQHLTSLTKLKYVIYPVPVHCYEQEDFHSTLDQQKLAEVQAQLKVMLHAVQRDDMNWTTSPE